The nucleotide window GCTGAACAGGAAGTTGAAGACGAAGTGATCCCCCGTACTGCACAATTGCTGAAATTACTTGACCGCGTTAATGCTGATGCGCGGGAAATAAAAACACGCGAGTTTCAACACCTGGAATCGTATTCCATGAGGTTAAGAACAATGATCTTGGTACTGGCTATCATTATTGTTATAACAGGCATTTTCTTATCTTCTTATCTGACGGCTATTATTACGCAACCCATCAACCTTATTATTAAGATGGTTAATGACCTTGGAAAAGGCAAACTGGATACGGTTCACCTGCCCGCAAGCCGCGATGAAATAGGTAACATGGTTAATGCGGTAAATGACCTATCGAACAAACTACGCGAAACAACCGCCTTTGCCGACGAAATAGGCCGGCGGGATTTTACGGGGAAATTTACCCCCTTAAGCGATGAAGATGTTTTAGGAAAAGCGCTGCTGACCATGAAGGACAACCTGAAGATAAGCGGGGATGAACTAATGCAAACCGCCGAAAACCTGATACAGCGGAATAAAGAGCTGGAGCAGTTTACCTATATCATCTCTCATAATTTACGGGCGCCCGTAGCAAATATTATTGGTTTATATCAGTTGCTTATGCTTGGCCCCGATGATGAACAGGAATCCAAAAAACTAATTTCAGACCTTGGCACATCTATCCAAAAACTTGATGAGGTTATTATTGACCTGAATACGATATTAGACGTGAAACAACAGGTGCACGAACAAATGGAACAGGTGTGCCTTAAACAAATAGCAGAAGATATTAAAGAAACCTTTCATGGTTATGTAGAGCAGGGCCTGATAGAGATAAAATGTGATTTCCAGGCCGTGGATACTATTCATAGCCTGAAAAATTATATCTACAGTGTTTTTTATAACCTGATATCTAATAGCATTAAATTCAAACGGCCTGAAGAAAAACTGTTGCTGCAGATTACCAGCTACCAAAAAAAGGATAAGATCAGTATTCATTTTGAGGATAACGGCAAGGGTATCGACCTAAAACAAAACGGCGATAAGCTTTTTGGCCTGTACCGGCGTTTTGATACATCGGTTGACGGAAAAGGGATGGGGTTATATATGGTTAAAACGCAGATTGAAACCTTGGGCGGAAAAATTAAAGTACAAAGCAAGCCCGGTGCCGGTACAACTTTTATTGTTGACTTACCCCAAAATGATTATGCTGTAGTTTAAGCTATAGATGTGGCGTTTGCTGACCACATATGCCTAAATACCAGTACAGTGTCATAATTAATTATCCTGGAGGCCATTGCTCACAAATGTGGAAATTAATCCAGGCATAATAGTGCATACGGGAATACTATATAACTTAATAATTGCGTTTAAATAAATAATTATTTCTAACTTTATTAAGCTTAACTGCACTGTATATCTGCT belongs to Mucilaginibacter boryungensis and includes:
- a CDS encoding sensor histidine kinase, which translates into the protein MGISIRNRIYWSFLILVLLFVINGLVTNFTLNKSKKLSEHISTLIDPSQQGLSDFRSLLIESKMYTTNWVFLRSNQEDKQALKQLHKVKYPALKKRLNSLFKQLGQPKMTDSLQQVFTGFENLLAVERQLMASLGKFTDYDDPVIKFTAEQEVEDEVIPRTAQLLKLLDRVNADAREIKTREFQHLESYSMRLRTMILVLAIIIVITGIFLSSYLTAIITQPINLIIKMVNDLGKGKLDTVHLPASRDEIGNMVNAVNDLSNKLRETTAFADEIGRRDFTGKFTPLSDEDVLGKALLTMKDNLKISGDELMQTAENLIQRNKELEQFTYIISHNLRAPVANIIGLYQLLMLGPDDEQESKKLISDLGTSIQKLDEVIIDLNTILDVKQQVHEQMEQVCLKQIAEDIKETFHGYVEQGLIEIKCDFQAVDTIHSLKNYIYSVFYNLISNSIKFKRPEEKLLLQITSYQKKDKISIHFEDNGKGIDLKQNGDKLFGLYRRFDTSVDGKGMGLYMVKTQIETLGGKIKVQSKPGAGTTFIVDLPQNDYAVV